In Nostoc sp. UHCC 0926, a single genomic region encodes these proteins:
- a CDS encoding sensor histidine kinase: protein MEWAIYKKNTGSFVIAVAIMTGVGVVSYLSLLQYKENAQWVTHTLEVLEKTKEVMSLLKDAETGQRGYLITGKERYLEPYRTATGKITQKVKVLRQLTVDNPNQQRRLDSLEPMIAKKLVLLEQTIKGRNVQLESAVQIVQTDQGQQVMEDIRMLTIAMENEENQLLKKRSTEADASARQTTVLTIFGSILASVIVGLAAMITNQELVKRQRMEKSLQKARNELEIEVKKRTAELVNTNEELQTEINQRKSADSEILRLNVQLEQRVIERTAQLEATNKEMEAFSYSVSHDLRAPLRSIDGFSQALLEDYADKLDALGQNYLLRVRAATQRMAQLIDDLLNLSRLTRSEMRCEKVDLSALVEAIATELHKTQPERQVEFAIAPGLVTNGDAHLLRIVLENLLGNAWKFTGKHQKARIEFGLLQQDDTDAYFVRDDGTGFDMAYVDKLFGAFQRLHAMTEFEGTGIGLATVQRIVHRHGGRVWAQSAMEQGATFYFTL from the coding sequence ATGGAATGGGCTATTTACAAAAAGAATACAGGCAGTTTTGTAATAGCAGTGGCAATTATGACTGGTGTTGGCGTCGTCTCTTATCTGAGTTTGCTTCAGTATAAAGAAAACGCTCAATGGGTCACACATACACTTGAGGTGCTAGAAAAGACTAAAGAAGTAATGTCACTGCTCAAAGATGCAGAGACTGGGCAACGCGGCTATCTGATCACGGGCAAAGAACGGTATCTAGAACCCTATCGCACTGCAACAGGCAAGATTACTCAGAAGGTTAAGGTTCTGCGCCAATTGACTGTGGATAACCCCAATCAACAGCGGCGGCTCGATAGCCTTGAACCGATGATTGCCAAAAAATTGGTTTTGCTTGAACAGACGATTAAGGGGAGGAACGTACAGTTAGAGTCCGCAGTGCAAATAGTTCAGACAGATCAGGGTCAGCAGGTGATGGAGGACATCCGAATGCTGACTATAGCTATGGAGAATGAAGAGAATCAGTTGTTGAAAAAGCGGTCAACAGAGGCAGACGCCAGCGCTCGTCAAACAACTGTGCTGACTATTTTTGGCAGCATTCTAGCTTCTGTTATCGTCGGTTTAGCAGCCATGATCACCAATCAGGAACTCGTCAAACGCCAGCGGATGGAGAAGTCTCTGCAAAAGGCTCGCAATGAATTAGAAATAGAGGTGAAGAAACGGACTGCCGAACTTGTAAACACTAACGAAGAATTGCAAACTGAAATTAATCAGCGCAAAAGCGCGGATTCAGAGATCCTGCGCCTGAACGTCCAGCTTGAACAGCGAGTCATTGAACGCACAGCACAACTCGAAGCCACTAACAAAGAGATGGAAGCATTTAGTTATTCTGTGTCTCACGACCTCCGGGCCCCCTTGCGGAGCATCGACGGCTTTAGTCAGGCACTATTAGAAGACTATGCTGACAAGCTGGACGCACTAGGTCAAAACTACCTCCTGCGGGTGCGTGCAGCCACGCAGCGGATGGCACAACTCATCGACGATTTACTAAATCTGTCACGACTGACGCGCAGTGAGATGCGTTGCGAAAAGGTTGATCTGAGCGCCTTGGTGGAGGCGATCGCCACAGAGTTGCACAAAACCCAACCAGAACGCCAAGTAGAATTTGCGATCGCGCCGGGATTGGTTACCAATGGTGATGCTCATCTGTTACGGATTGTGCTAGAAAACCTGTTGGGTAATGCGTGGAAGTTTACAGGAAAACATCAAAAAGCACGGATAGAATTTGGGCTTTTGCAGCAAGATGACACCGATGCGTATTTTGTCCGTGATGATGGCACAGGCTTTGATATGGCCTATGTCGATAAACTCTTCGGTGCCTTTCAGCGTCTGCACGCCATGACCGAGTTTGAAGGCACTGGTATCGGACTAGCTACTGTGCAGCGGATTGTTCACCGTCATGGTGGCCGTGTCTGGGCCCAAAGCGCAATGGAGCAAGGCGCAACATTTTACTTCACCCTTTAA